The proteins below come from a single Mucilaginibacter mali genomic window:
- a CDS encoding TonB-dependent receptor: MRCTALILSVLLTCCGMVTASTATGQNVKEKIITLSISDNSLEFALKQIEKSTDFRFAYKPADVQAFHHVNLPLGKRTVAQTLNLLLSPRNLSYSEKDNYIIISKTLVVTEKKDPLMSLAAKITITGSVADSTGPLPGVSVRVKGKESIGTTTDLNGKYILDVPDENVILIYTMIGYTTQEIPVKNQHNINVLLKPNVNALNSVEVVTVAYGTQKKESVVGSITTIKPGELKVPSSNLTTALAGRLAGVISYQRSGEPGADNAEFFIRGATTFGYKKDPLILIDGMEYTTTELARLNVDDIATFSIMKDATANAIYGARGANGVILVTTKQGKEGKAKVSIRFENSISAPTRDIQLADPITYMKLNNEALLTRNPNAGELFPQQKIDNTQSGINAGMYPAVNWKDELFKKQTNNQRLNLNLSGGGQIATYYVAGAVNQDNGILKVDPRNNFNSNINMKTFSLRSNVNVKVTKSTTALVRLFGTFDEYVGPIGGGSAFYLEMLKTSPVLFQPYYQPDALHKGTGHILFGNADRGQYLNPYADMVKGYQTSSSSLMGAQYEINQDFSDIVTQGLSLRGMMNTNRRANFSVSRNYIPFYVNPTSYDRISNTYSLNDINPDTGTDYLGYAPGTPVVSSTFHAEVAANYNRSFKKHTVTGMLLYTMQSSSNGNSPTLLESLPSRNITLGGRATYAYDNRFFGEFNFGYNGSERFSTSHRFGFFPSVGAAWYISNEKFWDPLKKVVDKFKIRGNYGLVGNDAIGSASDRFFYLSNVNMNDAAYAAAFGTDAAYSRNGISVSRYDNNEITWETARNSTFGVEMTLFGKMDITAEYFIEHRSNILMPRASIPLTMGLEGSPPQANVGKSRSTSVDISLTYNSRIGKDLSFNILGNFTYARNFFSAYEEPMYPNAWSYHVGRPISQQWGYIAERLFVDDEEVRSSPTQNFGSAPTRAGDIKFRDVNNDGVINKDDMVPIGFPTSPEIVYGFGFSSSYKSVDFSAFFQGSGHVSFWIDPTATAPFTNYREKSTDYPGMQPVNQLLKAYADDHWSEGNRNLYALWPRLSPDAANNVNNAQPSTWFMRDGSFLRVKQVEIGYTLPKNLVRKAGLASVRIYANGTNLATLSGFKLWDVEMGGNGLKYPNQRVINFGIQAGF; this comes from the coding sequence ATGAGGTGTACTGCATTAATACTGTCGGTACTGCTAACCTGTTGCGGCATGGTAACGGCCAGCACGGCAACAGGCCAGAATGTTAAAGAAAAAATAATAACATTAAGCATATCAGACAACAGCCTTGAATTTGCCTTAAAACAGATCGAAAAATCTACCGATTTCAGATTTGCCTATAAACCTGCCGATGTTCAGGCATTTCACCATGTTAACCTGCCCCTGGGTAAACGTACTGTCGCCCAGACGCTTAATTTGCTGCTAAGCCCACGCAATTTATCGTACAGCGAAAAGGATAATTATATTATTATCTCAAAAACTCTGGTTGTTACCGAAAAGAAGGACCCGTTAATGAGCCTGGCTGCTAAAATTACCATAACGGGTTCGGTAGCCGATTCTACGGGGCCATTGCCGGGCGTATCGGTAAGGGTTAAGGGTAAAGAAAGCATTGGTACCACAACCGATCTTAATGGTAAATACATTTTGGATGTACCCGATGAAAATGTTATCCTGATCTATACCATGATCGGTTATACTACCCAGGAAATACCTGTTAAAAACCAGCATAATATTAATGTCCTTCTTAAACCCAATGTAAATGCCTTAAATAGTGTAGAAGTGGTTACGGTGGCTTACGGCACGCAAAAAAAGGAATCGGTGGTAGGTTCAATCACTACCATCAAGCCCGGCGAGCTTAAGGTACCATCCAGCAACCTTACTACCGCACTGGCCGGCAGGCTGGCTGGTGTTATCTCTTATCAGCGTAGTGGCGAGCCGGGGGCTGATAATGCCGAGTTTTTTATCCGCGGGGCAACAACTTTTGGTTACAAGAAAGATCCGCTTATCCTGATCGATGGGATGGAGTATACCACCACCGAATTAGCCCGTTTAAATGTTGACGATATTGCCACATTCTCTATCATGAAAGATGCTACCGCCAACGCCATATACGGCGCAAGGGGTGCCAACGGCGTAATTTTAGTAACTACCAAACAGGGTAAAGAGGGCAAAGCCAAAGTAAGTATCCGCTTTGAAAACTCCATATCGGCACCAACCCGGGATATTCAGCTGGCCGACCCGATTACCTATATGAAGCTAAATAACGAGGCCCTGCTAACCCGTAACCCTAATGCAGGCGAGCTATTCCCGCAGCAAAAGATAGATAATACCCAATCGGGCATTAATGCGGGGATGTACCCGGCTGTTAACTGGAAAGATGAGCTTTTTAAAAAACAAACCAACAACCAGCGCCTTAACTTAAACTTAAGCGGAGGCGGCCAAATTGCTACTTATTATGTTGCCGGCGCGGTTAATCAGGACAATGGTATCCTTAAAGTTGATCCGCGTAACAACTTCAACAGCAACATTAATATGAAAACGTTTTCGCTGCGTTCAAACGTAAATGTTAAGGTAACCAAATCAACTACTGCATTAGTGCGCTTGTTTGGTACGTTTGATGAGTACGTTGGCCCTATTGGCGGCGGCTCGGCATTTTACCTGGAGATGCTTAAAACCAGCCCTGTTCTGTTTCAGCCCTACTATCAGCCAGATGCTTTGCACAAAGGCACCGGCCATATCCTGTTTGGCAATGCCGACAGGGGGCAGTACCTGAACCCGTATGCAGATATGGTTAAGGGCTATCAAACCTCATCATCCTCATTAATGGGTGCCCAGTACGAGATTAATCAGGATTTTTCCGATATCGTTACCCAGGGCCTTTCCTTAAGAGGGATGATGAACACCAACCGCAGGGCTAACTTCTCGGTATCGCGTAATTATATTCCTTTTTATGTTAATCCAACCAGTTACGACAGGATAAGCAATACCTATTCTTTAAATGATATTAACCCCGATACCGGGACTGATTATTTAGGCTACGCTCCAGGTACACCGGTGGTGTCATCAACATTCCACGCAGAGGTTGCGGCCAACTATAACCGCTCATTTAAAAAACATACCGTAACTGGTATGTTGCTGTATACCATGCAAAGTTCATCAAATGGCAACTCGCCAACTTTGCTGGAGTCGTTACCATCCCGAAATATTACTTTAGGTGGCAGGGCCACTTACGCTTACGATAACCGCTTTTTCGGGGAGTTTAACTTTGGCTATAACGGTTCCGAACGTTTCTCTACCAGTCACCGTTTTGGTTTCTTTCCTTCAGTAGGGGCGGCCTGGTATATCTCTAACGAGAAATTTTGGGACCCTTTAAAAAAGGTAGTTGATAAATTTAAGATCAGGGGCAATTATGGCCTTGTGGGCAATGACGCTATCGGCAGCGCGTCTGACAGGTTTTTCTACCTGTCTAACGTAAATATGAACGATGCTGCGTATGCCGCGGCCTTTGGTACCGATGCTGCTTATAGCCGCAATGGTATCTCGGTATCGCGTTATGATAATAACGAGATTACCTGGGAAACGGCCCGCAACTCAACCTTTGGCGTAGAGATGACCCTTTTTGGCAAAATGGATATCACTGCCGAGTATTTCATCGAACATCGTTCAAACATCCTGATGCCCAGGGCTTCTATACCACTTACTATGGGACTGGAAGGGTCGCCCCCACAGGCTAATGTGGGCAAATCCAGGTCTACCTCGGTTGATATCAGCTTAACGTATAACAGTCGTATCGGGAAAGACCTTTCCTTTAATATCCTGGGCAACTTTACTTATGCACGTAATTTCTTCTCGGCCTATGAGGAGCCGATGTACCCTAATGCGTGGTCGTACCATGTGGGGCGCCCGATCAGCCAGCAATGGGGTTATATCGCCGAGCGCTTGTTTGTAGACGATGAAGAGGTACGGAGCTCGCCCACACAAAACTTTGGCAGCGCGCCCACCCGCGCGGGCGATATCAAATTCAGGGATGTTAATAACGATGGCGTGATCAATAAGGATGATATGGTACCCATCGGTTTCCCTACCAGTCCGGAGATCGTCTACGGTTTTGGTTTTTCATCAAGCTATAAATCGGTGGATTTCTCTGCGTTTTTCCAGGGATCGGGACACGTATCGTTTTGGATAGATCCTACAGCTACCGCGCCGTTTACCAACTACCGCGAAAAATCGACCGACTACCCGGGTATGCAGCCCGTAAACCAGCTTTTAAAAGCGTACGCCGATGATCATTGGTCTGAAGGAAACCGGAACCTTTATGCCCTATGGCCACGCCTTAGCCCCGATGCAGCGAACAACGTAAATAACGCGCAGCCCAGCACCTGGTTTATGCGCGATGGATCGTTCCTGAGGGTTAAGCAGGTAGAAATAGGTTACACCCTGCCTAAAAATTTAGTACGTAAAGCCGGATTGGCCAGCGTGCGCATATATGCTAACGGTACCAACCTGGCAACCTTAAGCGGCTTTAAATTATGGGATGTAGAGATGGGGGGCAATGGCCTTAAATACCCTAACCAGCGTGTAATCAATTTTGGTATCCAGGCCGGATTTTAA
- a CDS encoding FecR family protein, translating to MNEKRLQQLLISFAENRISREEYDELMELIHQTHQNEALYEAMDSVWKEIVYHIPVSQPQRESVYDRIINDPRFLKTPPAVNSRLGLFKKNWLKVAASLLIAGTVGIAGYKLFGTEQAAPVAYLQYAVPAGHHAQFQFPDGTVVAVNAGSILKYPKDFTGKTREVFLQGEAFFDVAHDAARPFIVHTGSIKTQVLGTAFDIEAYGNKKLNVTVARGKVSVLEGSNKLGILTPNHKLTYNYQNKKAEEFLVNANDAIGWKDGSLILNNLNIQEAAEIIERWYNVKFDIKALRGNQTRFSASFLKKESLEKVLNVLSRLNAFHYTISASGDVKTVKLTN from the coding sequence GTGAACGAAAAACGCTTACAGCAGCTTTTAATAAGCTTCGCTGAAAACAGGATCAGTCGTGAAGAGTATGATGAATTGATGGAACTGATCCATCAAACCCATCAAAACGAAGCCCTATACGAGGCAATGGACAGCGTTTGGAAAGAGATCGTTTACCATATCCCTGTCTCGCAGCCACAAAGAGAAAGCGTTTACGATCGGATCATTAACGATCCGCGATTTCTAAAAACACCCCCCGCTGTAAATAGCCGTTTGGGGCTATTTAAAAAAAATTGGCTTAAGGTGGCGGCATCCCTGTTGATAGCCGGTACGGTTGGCATAGCCGGATATAAATTGTTCGGTACAGAACAAGCGGCCCCGGTAGCCTATCTTCAGTATGCTGTCCCGGCGGGGCACCATGCCCAGTTTCAATTTCCGGATGGTACGGTAGTAGCGGTAAACGCCGGCAGTATATTAAAGTATCCGAAAGATTTTACAGGCAAAACACGCGAAGTGTTTTTACAAGGCGAAGCCTTTTTTGATGTGGCGCACGATGCCGCCAGGCCGTTTATTGTACATACCGGCAGCATAAAAACACAGGTGCTTGGAACCGCTTTTGACATTGAGGCATATGGTAATAAAAAGTTGAATGTAACGGTAGCCCGGGGCAAGGTAAGTGTACTTGAGGGCAGTAATAAATTGGGTATACTAACACCCAACCATAAATTAACCTACAACTATCAAAATAAAAAAGCCGAAGAGTTTTTGGTAAATGCCAACGATGCTATCGGCTGGAAAGACGGAAGCCTGATATTAAATAACCTGAATATACAGGAAGCGGCAGAAATAATTGAACGCTGGTATAATGTAAAATTTGATATTAAAGCCCTTCGCGGTAACCAAACGCGTTTTTCTGCATCGTTTTTGAAAAAAGAAAGCCTGGAAAAAGTATTAAATGTGCTTAGCCGGCTTAACGCCTTCCATTACACTATTTCAGCCAGTGGTGATGTGAAAACAGTTAAACTAACTAATTAA